The following proteins are encoded in a genomic region of Xanthomonas cassavae CFBP 4642:
- a CDS encoding DUF2934 domain-containing protein, giving the protein MNEMERQARLRQLAQEIWEAEGRPDGHADRHWAMAERLVDAEERAAEQAAEHAVTPITARQ; this is encoded by the coding sequence ATGAATGAAATGGAACGGCAGGCACGGCTTCGCCAGTTGGCGCAGGAGATCTGGGAGGCCGAAGGCCGTCCCGACGGGCATGCGGACCGCCACTGGGCGATGGCCGAGCGGCTGGTGGATGCCGAAGAGCGCGCGGCCGAGCAGGCCGCCGAGCATGCGGTCACGCCGATCACTGCACGTCAGTAA
- a CDS encoding SDR family NAD(P)-dependent oxidoreductase, whose protein sequence is MSNSASPPQRVLIAGGSRGIGLAIADAFVRNGAQVSICARNPEGLAQAAQTLAALGTPVHTLPCDLADAAQIEHYVQAAARALGGLDVVVNNASGYGHGTDDGSWQVGLEIDLMAAVRCNRAALPHLRRSADAVILNISSINAQRPTPRAIAYSTAKAALNYYTTTLAAELARERIRVNAIAPGSIECPDGLWDQRRREEPELYARIRDSIPFGRFGQVQYVADAALFLASPQARWITGQVLAVDGGQSLGA, encoded by the coding sequence ATGTCCAACTCCGCATCTCCTCCGCAACGTGTCCTGATCGCCGGTGGCAGCCGCGGCATTGGCCTTGCGATCGCCGACGCATTCGTGCGCAATGGCGCGCAGGTATCGATCTGTGCGCGCAACCCCGAAGGCCTGGCACAGGCGGCGCAGACGCTGGCGGCACTCGGTACGCCGGTGCATACCCTGCCCTGCGACCTGGCCGATGCTGCACAGATCGAGCACTACGTGCAGGCCGCCGCGCGGGCACTGGGTGGTCTGGATGTGGTCGTCAACAATGCCTCCGGCTACGGTCACGGCACGGACGATGGCAGTTGGCAGGTCGGCCTGGAGATCGACCTGATGGCGGCCGTGCGCTGCAACCGCGCGGCACTGCCACATCTGCGCCGCAGTGCGGATGCGGTGATCCTCAACATCAGCTCGATCAACGCGCAGCGCCCGACGCCGCGCGCGATCGCCTATTCCACCGCCAAGGCCGCGCTGAATTACTACACCACCACCCTGGCTGCCGAGCTGGCGCGCGAACGCATCCGCGTCAATGCCATCGCACCGGGCTCGATCGAGTGTCCAGACGGGCTCTGGGACCAGCGCAGGCGCGAAGAGCCAGAGCTGTATGCGCGCATCCGCGACAGCATTCCGTTCGGCAGATTCGGGCAGGTGCAGTACGTTGCCGATGCCGCGCTGTTTCTCGCTTCGCCACAGGCGCGCTGGATCACCGGGCAGGTGTTGGCGGTGGATGGTGGGCAATCGCTAGGCGCATGA
- the treZ gene encoding malto-oligosyltrehalose trehalohydrolase — protein MNERDATTPAWGAWPAGEGQVRFALWAPDASGVDVVFADGTRAALQVGADGFFSAVLACAAGARYRYSIDGGEPVPDPASRWQPDGVHGASAVQPTHGYRWSHPQWQGRPWDEAVIYELHVGACGGYAGVQAQLPQLAAMGISAIELMPLSAFPGAHNWGYDGVLPYAPAQAYGTPDELKALIDAAHGHGLMVLLDVVYNHFGPDGNYLHSYAAPFFNADKPTPWGAAIDFRKPQVQRYFLDNALMWLHEYRFDGLRLDAVHAITPNAFLDTLREAIETSLPPGRHVHLVLENEANQVSQLQRGYTAQWDDDFHNALHVLLTGEAEGYYAAFADKPTDHLARVLGEGFAYQGEPDPRGHVRGEPSGALPPYKFVVFAQNHDQIGNRARGERLSVLVSPQRLRAALALTALTPMIPLFFMGEPWGATQPFLFFTDFGPPLDEAVREGRRREFAHFAAFADQAQRATIPDPNSHDTFAASRSPIADAAQGEGAQWAVWFTALLAVRRQWVVPGLAQARALRASVLADGALTATWQLPGGLWHIAFNVGAAAVPLPPRRGQVAHAENMDAAAQLLPVDGFIAWHEAQV, from the coding sequence ATGAACGAGCGCGACGCGACCACCCCGGCCTGGGGCGCATGGCCAGCGGGTGAAGGACAGGTGCGCTTCGCGCTCTGGGCGCCGGACGCCAGCGGCGTGGACGTGGTGTTCGCCGATGGCACGCGCGCTGCGCTGCAGGTGGGGGCGGACGGCTTCTTCAGTGCGGTGCTGGCCTGTGCCGCCGGCGCGCGCTATCGCTACAGCATCGACGGTGGCGAGCCGGTACCGGACCCGGCTTCGCGCTGGCAGCCGGATGGCGTGCATGGCGCCAGTGCCGTGCAGCCCACCCATGGCTATCGCTGGAGCCACCCGCAGTGGCAGGGCCGGCCCTGGGACGAGGCAGTGATCTACGAACTGCACGTGGGTGCCTGCGGTGGCTATGCCGGTGTGCAGGCGCAGCTGCCGCAGCTGGCGGCGATGGGCATCAGCGCGATCGAACTGATGCCGCTGAGTGCCTTCCCCGGTGCGCACAACTGGGGCTACGACGGCGTGCTGCCGTATGCGCCGGCGCAGGCCTATGGCACGCCGGACGAACTGAAGGCCTTGATCGACGCCGCGCACGGGCATGGCCTGATGGTGCTGCTGGACGTGGTCTACAACCACTTCGGCCCGGACGGCAATTATCTGCACAGCTACGCCGCGCCATTCTTCAACGCAGACAAGCCCACCCCGTGGGGCGCTGCGATCGACTTCCGCAAGCCGCAGGTGCAGCGCTACTTCCTCGACAACGCGCTGATGTGGCTGCACGAATACCGTTTCGACGGGCTGCGCCTGGACGCGGTGCACGCGATCACCCCGAACGCCTTCCTGGACACCTTGCGCGAGGCCATCGAGACCAGCCTGCCCCCCGGCCGCCACGTGCACCTGGTGCTGGAAAACGAGGCCAACCAGGTCTCGCAGCTGCAACGCGGCTACACCGCGCAGTGGGACGACGACTTCCACAACGCCTTGCATGTGCTGCTGACCGGTGAAGCGGAAGGCTATTACGCCGCGTTCGCCGACAAGCCGACCGACCACCTGGCGCGCGTGCTCGGCGAAGGCTTCGCCTACCAGGGCGAGCCGGATCCGCGTGGGCATGTGCGTGGCGAACCAAGCGGGGCATTGCCGCCGTACAAGTTCGTGGTGTTCGCGCAGAACCACGACCAGATCGGCAACCGCGCACGCGGCGAACGGTTGAGCGTGCTGGTCTCGCCGCAGCGCTTGCGCGCGGCGCTGGCGCTGACCGCCCTGACGCCGATGATCCCGCTGTTCTTCATGGGCGAACCGTGGGGCGCCACCCAGCCGTTCCTGTTCTTCACCGACTTCGGCCCGCCCCTGGACGAGGCGGTGCGCGAAGGTCGTCGCCGCGAGTTCGCGCACTTTGCCGCGTTCGCCGACCAGGCCCAGCGCGCCACCATCCCCGATCCGAACAGCCACGACACCTTCGCCGCGTCGCGTTCGCCGATCGCCGACGCTGCGCAGGGCGAGGGCGCGCAGTGGGCGGTCTGGTTCACCGCGCTGCTGGCGGTGCGGCGCCAGTGGGTGGTGCCGGGCCTGGCGCAGGCGCGTGCGCTGCGTGCCAGCGTGCTGGCCGATGGCGCGCTCACCGCCACCTGGCAGTTGCCGGGCGGGTTGTGGCATATCGCCTTCAATGTCGGCGCCGCCGCCGTGCCGCTGCCACCGCGACGCGGGCAGGTGGCCCATGCCGAAAACATGGATGCCGCCGCGCAGCTGCTGCCGGTGGATGGTTTCATCGCCTGGCACGAGGCGCAGGTATGA
- a CDS encoding NAD(P)H-binding protein, with translation MDVLLAGATGLVGKQVLQQLLADARCTGVVAVTRRPLTQIHPKLRNQVIDFERLSSWTAPRMEAAICALGSTMKQAGSREAFYRIDHDYPMALARAACAQGTSVFVLNSAAGADARSRIFYNRVKGELERDLREVGFPSLTFVRPGLIGGEREERRTGERLGSLVLGGLGPILPRRFRINPAERIAAAMVAAALSPARGEHSVEAAELVG, from the coding sequence ATGGACGTATTGCTGGCAGGAGCCACCGGGTTGGTTGGCAAGCAGGTGTTGCAGCAGCTGCTGGCCGATGCACGTTGCACCGGCGTGGTGGCAGTGACGCGTCGGCCGCTGACGCAGATCCACCCCAAGTTGCGCAACCAGGTGATCGATTTCGAGCGCCTGTCCAGCTGGACAGCCCCACGCATGGAAGCGGCCATCTGCGCGCTGGGTAGCACCATGAAACAGGCCGGCTCGCGCGAGGCCTTCTACCGCATCGATCATGACTACCCGATGGCGCTGGCACGCGCTGCCTGCGCGCAGGGCACCTCGGTGTTCGTGCTGAACTCGGCGGCCGGCGCCGATGCGCGCTCGCGCATCTTCTACAACCGGGTCAAGGGCGAGCTGGAACGCGATCTGCGCGAGGTCGGTTTCCCCTCGCTCACCTTCGTACGCCCCGGCCTGATCGGTGGCGAACGCGAAGAGCGCCGCACCGGCGAACGGCTCGGCAGTCTGGTGCTGGGCGGACTAGGCCCGATCCTGCCGCGCCGGTTCCGCATCAACCCGGCCGAGCGGATTGCCGCGGCGATGGTCGCCGCCGCGTTATCGCCGGCGCGCGGCGAGCACAGCGTCGAGGCGGCGGAGCTGGTTGGATGA
- a CDS encoding 4-alpha-glucanotransferase produces the protein MSAHPLHTLATAAGVMVDWVDASDQPRQVSEPSLQAVLTALELPAATAAQREDSLRRCQAQAAEPAALVTVQVGAPLALRVAANASGRWIDGSGASEAAHANVQGQLVAPQRYGYWTLEIGGITQQVAVAPQRCFSVADACGQAAPRAWGMALQVYSACSPDDGGIGDAAGTVEWLRHAAVAGADALALSPVHASRPVTGGYSPYSPSDRRFFDPLHAAPVRVLGETALEARDAVPGLRERYTALHSHALIDWPASAQAKWRLLRELYARVSPDHPDLLAFRAAGGAELDGFARFAARDFGDNDPQLHVFTQWLAARSWADAQREARARGMNIGLIADLAVGFDPNGAEAAAAGDTVLRGLVLGAPPDAFNADGQHWGIGAYSPTALRRSGFAPYIALLRAVLRERGGIRIDHILGLLRLWVVPDGAGSNEGAYLSYPLHDLLNLLALESWRHRAIVIGEDLGVVPPGIREELSQRGVMGIDVLMFTRDKHGAFIAPALWRPDAVATTTTHDLPTLTGWRKGRDIDWRRTLELIQPAQAADDAKARTHDLARLDAAVERAGLQGEDPLLGALRFTASGVSPLMLLPVEDALALEEQPNLPGTVEVHPNWRRRLPDPLPHARLTTALHGVAEARRVAAVSDSQS, from the coding sequence ATGAGCGCGCACCCTCTGCACACCCTGGCCACCGCGGCCGGGGTGATGGTCGATTGGGTGGATGCCAGCGATCAACCGCGGCAGGTGTCCGAGCCGTCGCTGCAGGCAGTACTCACCGCGCTCGAGTTGCCGGCCGCCACCGCTGCGCAGCGCGAAGACAGCCTGCGCCGCTGCCAGGCACAGGCTGCCGAACCGGCCGCCCTGGTCACGGTGCAGGTGGGCGCGCCGCTGGCGCTGCGTGTTGCCGCCAACGCCAGTGGCCGCTGGATCGATGGCAGCGGCGCCAGCGAGGCCGCGCACGCCAACGTGCAGGGGCAGCTAGTCGCGCCGCAGCGGTATGGGTACTGGACCCTGGAGATCGGCGGAATCACGCAGCAGGTGGCGGTCGCCCCGCAGCGGTGTTTCAGCGTGGCCGATGCCTGCGGCCAGGCCGCACCTCGGGCCTGGGGCATGGCGCTGCAGGTGTATTCGGCCTGCAGCCCCGACGATGGTGGCATCGGCGATGCTGCCGGCACTGTCGAATGGCTGCGGCACGCGGCAGTGGCCGGTGCCGATGCGCTGGCACTGAGCCCGGTGCACGCTTCACGCCCGGTCACCGGGGGCTACAGCCCGTATTCGCCCAGCGACCGGCGCTTCTTCGACCCACTGCATGCCGCACCGGTGCGCGTGCTCGGCGAGACCGCGCTGGAAGCACGCGATGCCGTGCCCGGCCTGCGCGAGCGCTACACCGCGTTGCACAGTCATGCCTTGATCGACTGGCCGGCCTCGGCGCAGGCCAAGTGGCGCTTGCTGCGCGAGCTCTACGCGCGGGTGTCGCCCGATCATCCGGATCTGTTGGCGTTCCGCGCGGCAGGTGGCGCGGAGCTGGACGGGTTTGCACGCTTCGCCGCACGCGATTTCGGCGACAACGATCCGCAGCTGCATGTGTTCACGCAGTGGCTGGCCGCGCGCAGTTGGGCCGACGCACAGCGCGAAGCGCGCGCGCGCGGCATGAACATCGGCCTGATCGCCGACCTGGCAGTGGGCTTCGATCCCAATGGCGCCGAAGCTGCTGCGGCCGGCGACACTGTGTTGCGTGGACTGGTGCTGGGCGCGCCGCCAGATGCCTTCAATGCCGACGGCCAGCACTGGGGCATCGGTGCGTATTCGCCGACCGCCCTGCGCCGCAGCGGCTTCGCACCGTATATCGCGCTGCTGCGCGCGGTGCTGCGCGAGCGCGGCGGCATCCGCATCGATCACATCCTGGGCCTGCTGCGGCTGTGGGTGGTGCCCGATGGCGCCGGCTCCAATGAAGGCGCGTATCTGTCCTATCCGCTGCACGACCTGCTCAACCTGCTGGCGCTGGAATCGTGGCGGCACCGCGCAATCGTGATCGGCGAGGACCTGGGCGTGGTGCCTCCGGGCATCCGCGAAGAACTGTCCCAGCGCGGGGTGATGGGCATCGATGTCCTGATGTTCACCCGCGACAAGCACGGTGCATTCATCGCTCCGGCGCTGTGGCGGCCGGATGCGGTGGCCACCACCACCACCCACGATCTGCCCACGCTCACCGGTTGGCGCAAGGGCCGCGATATCGACTGGCGACGCACGTTGGAACTGATCCAGCCCGCCCAGGCGGCCGATGACGCCAAGGCGCGCACGCACGATCTGGCCCGCCTGGATGCCGCGGTGGAACGCGCCGGCCTGCAGGGCGAGGACCCGTTGCTGGGCGCGCTGCGGTTCACCGCCAGCGGCGTGTCGCCGCTGATGCTGCTGCCGGTGGAAGATGCGCTGGCGCTGGAAGAACAACCCAATCTCCCGGGCACCGTCGAGGTCCATCCCAATTGGCGCCGACGCCTGCCCGATCCCTTGCCGCATGCGCGCCTGACCACGGCGCTGCACGGCGTTGCCGAGGCGCGTCGCGTCGCGGCTGTTTCGGACTCCCAGTCATGA
- the treY gene encoding malto-oligosyltrehalose synthase: protein MIDLRATARLQLHAGFTLHDARAQVPYYAGLGISHLYLSPIGTAVPGSTHGYDNIDPAVVNPELGGEAALIALSKAAREHGMGLVADIVPNHMATHADNAWWWDVLRHGRSAKHADWFDIDWRAPGRDGKLWLAVLDRPYASALAEGLITLVVDEEGSAALAHYDQRYPIRPQTLDVPEPAARAQWLRDYNDGAKRGDGRLHKLIERQPYRLNWWRVGNDMLNYRRFFDITSLVALRVELPAVFDAVHALPLRLVAEGHLDGLRIDHVDGLTDPTGYVRKLRSRLDAAGRVRGLKPGTLGLYLEKILAPGEHLPADWPCDGTTGYDFMDQVSGVLHDAAGFKPLARAWQKASGRSGDFAQEERNARDEMLRGPLQTEFNRAVGALSALARLDPPTREFSPQMLARGLCVLLRWFPVYRTYAGAKGIGGSEAERLRATAARARQGMPESIVAAVNAIERWLLDDAGADRAQIALRRILRRRVEQLSAPLNAKAVEDTAFYRHGVLLSRNEVGSHPTHFANEAAQFHAQNLERAKHYPRALLATATHDHKRGEDLRMRLAVLSEQPRWWIEQSAQFDTQAEALDAPSLAGGDQQMLWQTLVAAWPIGLGADQAEPLAVFAERVAQWLLKAVREAKLHTSWTDGSAEYEQAVQAMVEQVLCSRAGLPLRRALLRASNHIAAAGARNSLVQTTLRLTVPGVPDLYQGSEGWDLSLVDPDNRRPVDYAQRQQWLDQVRDWSTLLRNWRDGAVKARLTAVLLQLRREHTALFAKGDYQALQVAGSGDAQVLAFRRHYRGQSLVVAVTRLGAAAQGDGDLPLLVPPATWGQAALALPDASYRNVLDGSTLQPQRGRVPLSTLFARAPVAVLSVPASLDP, encoded by the coding sequence ATGATCGATCTTCGCGCCACCGCCCGCCTGCAACTGCATGCCGGCTTCACCCTGCACGATGCACGCGCGCAGGTGCCGTATTACGCCGGCCTGGGCATCAGCCATCTGTATCTGTCGCCGATCGGGACGGCGGTGCCGGGCTCCACGCATGGCTACGACAATATCGACCCTGCCGTGGTCAACCCCGAACTCGGCGGCGAAGCGGCGTTGATCGCGCTGTCGAAGGCCGCGCGCGAACACGGCATGGGGTTGGTCGCCGACATCGTGCCCAACCACATGGCCACGCACGCAGACAACGCGTGGTGGTGGGATGTACTGCGGCATGGCCGTAGTGCCAAGCATGCCGACTGGTTCGACATCGATTGGCGCGCACCGGGCCGCGACGGCAAGCTGTGGCTGGCGGTGCTGGATCGCCCGTATGCCAGCGCCCTGGCCGAAGGCCTGATCACCCTGGTGGTGGACGAAGAAGGTAGCGCCGCCCTGGCGCATTACGACCAGCGCTATCCGATTCGCCCGCAAACCCTGGACGTGCCGGAACCTGCCGCACGCGCGCAGTGGTTGCGCGACTACAACGACGGCGCCAAGCGTGGCGATGGCCGTCTGCACAAGCTGATCGAACGTCAGCCGTACCGCCTGAACTGGTGGCGCGTGGGCAACGACATGCTCAACTACCGCCGCTTCTTCGACATCACTTCGCTGGTGGCCCTGCGCGTGGAATTGCCGGCGGTGTTCGATGCCGTGCACGCGCTGCCGCTGCGGCTGGTGGCCGAAGGGCACCTGGATGGCCTGCGCATCGATCATGTGGACGGGCTTACCGACCCCACCGGCTATGTGCGCAAGCTGCGCAGCCGGCTGGATGCGGCCGGCCGCGTGCGCGGGCTCAAGCCCGGCACGCTGGGCCTGTACCTGGAAAAGATCCTCGCCCCCGGCGAACACCTGCCGGCCGACTGGCCGTGCGATGGCACCACCGGTTACGACTTCATGGATCAGGTGAGCGGCGTGCTGCACGACGCGGCCGGCTTCAAGCCGCTGGCACGCGCGTGGCAGAAGGCCAGCGGCCGCAGCGGCGACTTTGCGCAGGAAGAACGCAATGCGCGCGACGAGATGCTGCGTGGCCCATTGCAGACGGAATTCAATCGCGCCGTGGGTGCGTTGTCGGCACTGGCGCGGCTGGACCCGCCTACCCGCGAGTTCAGCCCGCAGATGCTGGCGCGCGGGTTGTGCGTGCTGCTGCGCTGGTTCCCGGTGTACCGCACCTACGCCGGCGCCAAGGGCATCGGCGGCAGCGAAGCCGAGCGCCTGCGCGCCACTGCTGCACGTGCACGCCAGGGGATGCCCGAATCGATCGTGGCGGCGGTGAACGCCATCGAGCGCTGGCTGCTGGACGATGCCGGCGCCGATCGCGCGCAGATCGCGTTGCGGCGCATCCTGCGCCGGCGCGTCGAACAGCTTTCCGCACCGCTCAATGCCAAGGCGGTGGAAGACACCGCGTTCTATCGGCACGGCGTGCTGCTGTCGCGCAACGAAGTGGGCAGCCATCCGACCCATTTTGCCAATGAGGCGGCGCAGTTCCACGCGCAGAACCTCGAGCGCGCCAAGCACTATCCGCGCGCGCTGCTGGCCACTGCCACGCACGATCACAAGCGCGGCGAAGACCTGCGCATGCGGCTGGCGGTGTTGTCCGAACAACCGCGCTGGTGGATCGAGCAGAGTGCCCAGTTCGACACCCAGGCCGAGGCGCTGGATGCGCCGTCCCTGGCCGGTGGCGATCAGCAGATGCTGTGGCAGACCCTGGTGGCCGCCTGGCCGATCGGCCTGGGCGCCGATCAGGCCGAGCCGCTGGCCGTCTTTGCCGAGCGCGTGGCGCAGTGGCTGCTCAAGGCGGTGCGCGAAGCCAAGCTGCACACCAGCTGGACCGATGGCTCGGCCGAGTACGAACAGGCGGTGCAGGCCATGGTGGAGCAGGTGCTGTGCAGTCGCGCCGGTCTGCCGCTGCGGCGCGCGTTGCTGCGCGCCAGCAACCACATCGCCGCCGCCGGTGCGCGCAATTCGCTGGTGCAGACCACCCTGCGCCTGACCGTGCCGGGCGTGCCGGATCTGTACCAGGGCTCCGAAGGCTGGGACCTGTCGTTGGTGGATCCGGACAACCGCCGCCCGGTGGACTATGCGCAACGCCAGCAGTGGCTGGACCAGGTGCGCGACTGGAGCACGCTGCTGCGCAACTGGCGCGATGGCGCGGTCAAGGCCCGCCTCACCGCGGTGCTGCTGCAACTGCGCCGCGAACATACGGCGCTGTTTGCGAAGGGCGACTATCAAGCCTTGCAGGTCGCCGGCAGCGGCGATGCGCAGGTGCTGGCCTTCCGTCGGCACTACCGCGGCCAGTCGCTGGTGGTAGCGGTGACGCGGCTGGGCGCCGCTGCGCAGGGCGACGGCGACCTGCCCTTGCTGGTGCCGCCGGCCACCTGGGGTCAGGCGGCGTTGGCGTTGCCGGACGCGTCCTACCGTAATGTGCTCGACGGCAGCACGCTGCAGCCCCAGCGCGGCCGGGTGCCGCTGTCGACGCTGTTTGCACGTGCGCCGGTGGCAGTGTTGTCGGTCCCGGCATCCCTAGACCCCTGA
- the glgX gene encoding glycogen debranching protein GlgX, whose translation MATRKFTQRSRIREGRPNPLGATWDGLGVNFALYSRNATRVELCLFDERGREQERIALPEYTDEVWHGYLPDARPGQLYGYRVHGPYAPDAGHRFNHNKLLLDPYAKQIVGELKWAPHLFGYTIGHRDKDLSFDRRDSAAFVPKSAVIDPAFTWGQDRPPQTPWNRTVIYEAHVRGLSMLHPAVPPENRGTFSALKTDELIDHISSLGVTAVELLPVHAFVDDQYLLEKGLRNYWGYNTLGFFAPQGRYMSTRTVAEFKQMVARLHHAGLEVLLDVVYNHTAEGNELGPTLSFKGIDNASYYRLADDRRFYINDTGTGNTFDLTNVGALRMVMDSLRYWVQEMHVDGFRFDLASILGRERYGFDPSGSFLDAVRQDPVLSQTKLIAEPWDIGPGGYQVGNFPPGWVEWNDKFRDNVRAFWRGDGGQLAELATRLTGSADLFNHSGRRPTASVNFVTAHDGFTLRDLVSYEGKHNMANGEDGRDGSDHNISANYGVEGDTNDPAIKQLRRQQMRNLLATLLLSQGTPMLLAGDEFGHSQNGNNNAYCQDNELTWIDWTAATKAAAADQAAFVRRLIRIRQRYPLLHRARFFDGKFDDALGLKDLTWLAPNGVEMDEAAWHDPEARALMLRLDGRSPTTGLREIAANVTLLMLINAASTSVSFILPAMHDEHWRVLVDTARHGGRVVAGGSEWKAPAHSLTLLAVERDRIASSARIVSEGAR comes from the coding sequence ATGGCCACTCGCAAGTTCACCCAGCGCTCGCGCATCCGCGAAGGCCGTCCCAACCCGCTAGGCGCCACCTGGGATGGTCTGGGCGTCAATTTTGCGCTGTATTCGCGCAATGCCACCCGCGTGGAACTGTGCCTGTTCGATGAGCGCGGCCGCGAGCAGGAACGCATCGCACTGCCCGAATACACCGACGAGGTCTGGCACGGCTATCTGCCCGACGCGCGTCCCGGCCAGCTGTACGGCTACCGCGTGCATGGCCCCTATGCGCCGGATGCCGGCCACCGCTTCAACCACAATAAATTGCTGCTGGACCCGTATGCCAAGCAGATTGTCGGCGAGCTCAAGTGGGCGCCGCACCTGTTCGGTTACACCATCGGCCATCGCGACAAGGACCTGAGTTTCGACCGACGCGACAGCGCTGCGTTCGTGCCCAAGTCCGCGGTGATCGACCCGGCGTTCACCTGGGGCCAGGACCGCCCGCCGCAGACGCCGTGGAACCGCACGGTGATCTATGAGGCGCATGTGCGTGGCTTGAGCATGCTGCACCCGGCGGTACCGCCAGAAAATCGCGGCACCTTTTCGGCCTTGAAGACCGACGAACTCATCGACCACATCAGCTCCCTCGGCGTTACCGCGGTGGAATTGCTCCCCGTTCATGCCTTCGTCGACGATCAATACCTGCTGGAAAAAGGCCTGCGTAACTACTGGGGCTACAACACCCTGGGCTTCTTCGCCCCGCAGGGGCGCTACATGTCCACGCGCACGGTGGCCGAATTCAAGCAGATGGTGGCGCGGCTGCACCACGCCGGGCTGGAAGTACTGCTGGACGTGGTCTACAACCACACCGCCGAAGGCAACGAACTCGGGCCCACGCTGTCGTTCAAGGGGATCGACAACGCCAGCTATTACCGCCTGGCCGACGACCGCCGCTTCTACATCAACGACACCGGCACCGGGAACACCTTCGACCTGACCAATGTCGGCGCGCTGCGCATGGTGATGGATTCGTTGCGCTACTGGGTGCAGGAAATGCACGTGGACGGCTTTCGGTTCGATCTGGCCAGCATTCTCGGGCGCGAGCGTTACGGCTTCGATCCATCGGGCAGCTTTCTGGATGCGGTGCGGCAGGATCCGGTGCTGAGCCAGACCAAGCTGATCGCCGAGCCGTGGGACATCGGCCCCGGCGGCTATCAGGTAGGCAATTTTCCACCCGGCTGGGTGGAATGGAACGACAAGTTCCGCGACAACGTGCGTGCGTTCTGGCGTGGCGACGGCGGCCAGCTTGCCGAACTTGCCACGCGCCTCACCGGCTCGGCGGACCTGTTCAATCACAGCGGCCGCCGCCCCACCGCCTCGGTCAACTTCGTCACCGCACACGACGGCTTCACCCTGCGCGATCTGGTGAGTTACGAAGGCAAGCACAACATGGCCAACGGCGAGGACGGCCGTGACGGCAGCGACCACAATATTTCCGCCAATTACGGCGTGGAAGGCGACACCAACGATCCGGCCATCAAACAGCTGCGCCGCCAGCAGATGCGTAACCTGCTGGCCACCTTGCTGCTGTCGCAGGGCACGCCGATGCTGCTGGCCGGCGATGAATTCGGCCACAGCCAGAACGGCAACAACAACGCCTACTGCCAGGACAACGAGCTGACCTGGATCGACTGGACCGCTGCCACCAAGGCTGCCGCCGCCGACCAGGCCGCATTCGTGCGGCGGCTGATCCGTATCCGTCAGCGGTATCCGCTGCTGCATCGCGCGCGTTTTTTCGATGGCAAGTTCGACGACGCGCTCGGCCTGAAGGATCTCACCTGGCTGGCGCCCAACGGTGTGGAGATGGACGAAGCCGCCTGGCACGACCCGGAGGCGCGCGCGCTGATGCTGCGCCTGGATGGCCGCTCGCCGACCACCGGCCTGCGCGAGATCGCCGCCAACGTCACCTTGCTGATGCTGATCAATGCCGCGTCCACCAGCGTGTCGTTCATTCTGCCGGCGATGCACGACGAGCATTGGCGCGTGCTGGTCGACACCGCACGCCATGGCGGCCGCGTGGTGGCCGGCGGCAGCGAATGGAAGGCCCCGGCGCATTCGCTGACGCTGCTGGCGGTGGAGCGCGACCGCATTGCCAGCAGTGCGCGCATCGTCTCCGAAGGAGCGCGCTGA